A region of the Candidatus Zixiibacteriota bacterium genome:
GAGAACGCCTTTCCCGCGAAAGCGCGAATCCATCTTCGTCTTTTCAGTGCCCCACCCATTGGTCGGGACCTTCGAATCAAAACGAGATCCCCCACTCAACGTCACCCCGGCGGAGGGGTCTGTTGAAAAAGTCATACGCTCGGATATTCAGTAAAACACAACTGTAATGCGGGCGACACAAGGCCGCCCGCTACGCGAGGTTAGAGCTCTTCAATATGACTTGTCCTTACGTTCTCATCTTATAGAAAACGTAATCTTGAGCAGATCAGATTGAAAACAACCTGACCAACCATCAATGATTGGTGGGTTCTAATACGGACTCACCTTACGCGACGACCTTGGCAGGTCTCGGGGGAACCTTCTCTACTTCGCGATAATGATTCTGTTGCAGGTGTGAGAGCTAGTAATCCTTGCGACGGAAAATAAACACCGCCAGCACTGTCATGGCGGCGGCGAAAATCAACGACGAGTACAGCGGCATCCATTCGGCACCACCCTTCATCACCGCTGATTCGACCATATCGGAGATTTGAATTGTCTTTGGCCAGATGTAATACAAACCGCTGATTGCGTTCCGGAGAATGCTGTTGTCGATGAACGATCCGATTTCCTCATGGAAAACCAAAATCTGCTGCAGAACCCAGGTAACGAAAGCGGCCATGATGCTCAAAGCATTGGAACCGGTAACCATTCCGATTGTGATAGTGATGGAAAGCCAGATCAAAAGCGACAGCACATGAAGCATCAGCAACATCCACAGCTTGGCGCCGAACACCCCCACAACCGCTCCGGTTACGACCCAGATCACCAACACGCATGCGGTTACCAACAAAGAATAAACAAGCCAGATGCTGAGCATCTTCGAAATCAGCAGCGATCCGCGGGAGATCGGTTTTGACAGGAAATAATCCGCTCGGCCCTTTACCATCATCTTAGGGAAAATGCCCGCCGTTGCCAGCACCGAGAGAAACACCAACACATAAGCGAAGCGGTTGATACCCACCATGATCGGCCCGGCAACTTCCTCTCCCATTGTCTTAAGGTCAAGTTCCTGACCGTTGAAGTTCAGAGCCGCCGAGTTCGCCGCGATCACGATCAGAATCCCGATCACGGTCACTGCGGCGTAAATCCAGATAATCTTGCGATCCAGCATTTCGGCCAGGCTGTCGTGGAGGATTCCTCTCATTGAGCCGCTCCTTCCGGATGACTCGACACTGCCTCCATGAATGACTGCTCCAGCGTCACCGTAACCGGTTTGACCGATTTGATCTTTATTTTGTTCATACGGATATCGTCGATCACATCGTTGATTCGTTCGGGATCGGTCAACTCGACAATCATCAAACGGGATGCCATCGAGACTACTTTCCCCACCTCTTCCGGCAGCTTGATGATCTTATTCCCGAAATCAGCTTCGACCTCGTATTGACTGGCCCGCGAGGTCAACTCCGTCACCGTGGCGACCTTTATCAGACGTCCCCGGGAAAGAATCGCCACGCGATCGGCCACCGATTCTACTTCCGACAAAAGATGACTATTCAGAACGATCGATTTCCCCTCGGACCTGATTCGTTTCATAACTTCACGAATCTCGGTGCGGCCTACCGGATCAACCCCGTCGGTCGGCTCATCCAGGAAAAGCACATCGGGATCCGGCATCATGGCCTGGGCCAGACCGATACGTTGCAGCATCCCCTTGGAGAACTTGCGAATCTTGACACTGGCCCATCGTTCCATCCCTACCAGCTTGAGCAGTTCATCAGATCGTTCATCCATTTGCTTCTGACTCATGCCGTGCAACCGACCGGTCAACTCCATCAGACCCAGCCCGGTCAAATGGTCGGGAAAACGGTGGTTCTCCGGAAGATACCCGACCTTAACCCGCGACCGAGGATTACCGGGAGGGAAACCGTCGATCGTAGCTGTACCGGAAGTAATCGAGGTAATACCCAGCAGCACTTTAAGCATCGTCGTCTTACCGGCGCCGTTGGGACCGAGCAGGCCGAATATCTCTCCCTCGGAAATCGAGAGACTGACACTGTCCAGCGCCACGATATCTCCCTTCCGCATCCCGGTGGAGTAAACTTTGGTCAGATCCTGTACGTCAACAATCGTCATAGGCTTTTCTACGAACTAACTCCGGTAAGGTTGCCTGGGGGGGAACGCCCCCCGGTTCCCTGGATTAAT
Encoded here:
- a CDS encoding ABC transporter permease subunit, whose translation is MRGILHDSLAEMLDRKIIWIYAAVTVIGILIVIAANSAALNFNGQELDLKTMGEEVAGPIMVGINRFAYVLVFLSVLATAGIFPKMMVKGRADYFLSKPISRGSLLISKMLSIWLVYSLLVTACVLVIWVVTGAVVGVFGAKLWMLLMLHVLSLLIWLSITITIGMVTGSNALSIMAAFVTWVLQQILVFHEEIGSFIDNSILRNAISGLYYIWPKTIQISDMVESAVMKGGAEWMPLYSSLIFAAAMTVLAVFIFRRKDY
- a CDS encoding ABC transporter ATP-binding protein; protein product: MTIVDVQDLTKVYSTGMRKGDIVALDSVSLSISEGEIFGLLGPNGAGKTTMLKVLLGITSITSGTATIDGFPPGNPRSRVKVGYLPENHRFPDHLTGLGLMELTGRLHGMSQKQMDERSDELLKLVGMERWASVKIRKFSKGMLQRIGLAQAMMPDPDVLFLDEPTDGVDPVGRTEIREVMKRIRSEGKSIVLNSHLLSEVESVADRVAILSRGRLIKVATVTELTSRASQYEVEADFGNKIIKLPEEVGKVVSMASRLMIVELTDPERINDVIDDIRMNKIKIKSVKPVTVTLEQSFMEAVSSHPEGAAQ